In Danio aesculapii chromosome 8, fDanAes4.1, whole genome shotgun sequence, the genomic stretch TATGAAATGAAACtactgaacctaatcagaggagccaggtagaaaatgctcatttacaagaaaagaggtctgatggatttggagggttttgcatctgaactcttcttaTGCAAACTGTACATGTATTTAAGCACtattaattaattgtgttaaatCAAATTTTGGCTTTTACAATATGTttttggaataataataattcttttttttatcatGTCATTTAATTATGTATcaataatataaatcaattaattattgcTCTAATcctaaaaataaagttataaaagGTGACCACTTTATTAGAACCACGAATGCATTTTCCAGCCAACCTTTCCATGACCAAATGCTCTAATGCTAAATTCAACCAAtagtcaatatttaaaaaatgtttagttttccAATGTAgaagaatagatttttttttcctaaaatatAAGTTAAATGGGGTGACActgtgcctcagtggttagcactgtcacctcacagcaagaagattgctggttcgagtcccggctgggtcagttagcatttctgtgtgggtttcctccgggtgctcgggtttcccccacagtccaaagacatgcgctataggtgaattaaataagctaaactggctatagtgtatgagttcgaatgtgagtgtgtatgggtgtttctcagtgctgggttgtgtcTGGAtaagcatccgctgcataaaacatatgccggaatagttgtaggttcattccgctgtggcacctgctgataaataagggactaagccgaaggaaaattaatgaatgaatgaatcaaaaacaaCAACCTTAATATTAAAGCTGCCATATGCGCTGCATGTTTATCCACTGGAACATTTGAGATTATATAATATGCCACGCCGGGAAACATGTGATGAAGTAATGATATAAAGTAcagttcaaaagtttgggatcagcaAGGAAGATTAAATGGAGAGTGACAGGAAAGACTCTTACATCACATAAAATTCTGttgcaaataaatgctgttctttccaattttatattgaaaatgcttTGTAGTATCCACAAAAAAAActgagcacccggtggaaacccacatcAGCATgtggagaacttgcaaactctacacagaaatgccaactgacccagccgggacttgaaccagcaacctttttgcccCGAGGTGaccatgctaaccactgagccactgtgtcaccctgcAAACTACATGAATATGATGTTTCATATTTCTCATATTTCATATTACCTATTTCTCTACTCATATAGAAAGCATTTGTTGTGTTTGCTGGGCTTCTCTATCAACCCATTTCCTTGGGTTGTTTTTCTGGTCTGGAGCTCTGGTGGAAGTGATTTTGTGTGTCAGTTGCAGCTTTGCTCCAGATGTGCTGCACTGAGCTCGACTCACATTCCTGTCAATGATGGCAGTGAAAAGCCCAGTAATTACTGAAAAATGCTGCACTTCCTGATGGAGATGTTCCATGATTGAAGGGCTTGTCCTGTGTTTTATttcacgctgtgtgtgtgtgtgtgtgtgtgtgctttatctcactctctctctctctctctctctctctctatgtgcaGGCATAGACCAGGGTCAGATGACGTATGAGGGCCAGCACTGGCATGCGTCTGAGCAGTGTTTCTGCTGCGCCTGCTGCCGGCTCCCTCTGCTGGGCCGGCCGTTCCTACCACGCGGAGGACTCATCTTCTGTTCCCGCTCCTGCTCGCTCGGGGATGACCCGGAAAACTCAGACTCCTGTGATTCGGCCCTGCAGAGCAAATCACCAACACACAAACCGCTTCAGAGTCAGCAGCGCAGCTCCACATCACGGCCACAGGGGGGCAGCAGCGACATCAGCATTCAGAGGACACCAACAGCTAATGGAGGACCGTTTACACCCCAGAGCAAAGGTGCACTTTATTATTATGCTTCATCTTTTTTAACCTTCATTATTTATGGTGCTTGCTTCACACATATGCAATAGTTTCTAATTTGTTAACAATGTAATTTATGTAAATTAGGAAGCATGTTTATAAAATGTGTAGttataagtaataaataagtataggtgaataataaataagtataatggtaatatttgttgtatttactTTTATGTTGACTTTGATGTAAAGAAAAGGTCTTTTCTGTTTCTCATTAATCTCAGTGGGGATTTAAACGCAATTAAGCATGTTTTCTCTCCAGATttttgttactgtatttttaaatattttttaaaagttaaatataataGCAAGTATTAATACTTATTGATTAGGTCCCAATTTCCTCTGGAGAATATCTTATTCTTTTACTTCCtggaatacatatatatatgagcaatatcacaatatcacatgagtagcagtgcgatgtggctgtataccAGCACTGGTGGGAGACGTACATTGGCTCGAGGCGGCAGACCAAGTGACTTACTgttccaccagtgacaatatacatcCATATTGCACTGCTAGTCGTGtgatattgtttttatacaacagttcaacggcacaatcgtgtatataaaatgaaaatcaaacacggagagtggttcttacactttttttaagaggaactactttcttccaccgtccacacacatctgcagctgaccgccAGAATAGCAGAAACTGCTGCtcattcaccaatgtcactttagagctagtgtttgaatgcttctctagtgtaatgtctaaaataatgacaaaacaggtgattttgctgacattttaagattataaggctgaacggcataaattgccatcagtctacagagatttcccagttttCTCTTGCAATCGGGATTCCACAATAATTAATCcggaaaaagccaaagcaaactctagcagattactatgatataaatacagcactacaacatacaaatgaAAGAGATGGACTTGTTGtttacctgttctgtaatgatttcttcagctgtagtttgaaactaaCGCTGAGAAAAGGCTGTTGTCTCCTCTAAGGACTTCTTATTTGGTCTCTGTctccatcttgtggtggaacatcaaCTGTCTTTGTTCTGCGTCTTTATGaagatttaaaataggcactatccatataaataaaccatatagttgcaatctaaacaactacattctcacctaaaaaagcctcaaaagtacattatgctgttcagcagctgcaatatttgtacTGAGTAAGATCTGTAGTGAgcttattgatctgctgtcactctacgtaggtggagtaatacagaagggtgaagagtgctgatattgcagaatattgcacggctatcagccaatcaaatttgagaaccagacagaactgttagtTAGGACTTTATAGGACTGACAAAACTGTTGCTaacgtcaatattattagcccctttagaattatgtttttttttcctgctactgaaaacaaaccactgttgtccaaaaaCTTGCTTAATCAACCTAACTAACTGATCAAAAATCCCAGTCAACATATAaagatttatatacatatacatataaatatacagtacgtacagtacagtatgtacagtaaaatattactatttcaaataaaattcatTTTCTCCAAATAGTCATAAACAAATTTTATGAATTCCCCCAAAATATTAAGCATGACTGTTTTAGACATAAgaaaaaatgtttcttgagcaccaagtcagaaaatgacctttttatttcaaatttctaaataaaagcagtgtttGTGAGCGTAAGAGACTACAAACCCTTATATTTGTAACTGTATtactttatttatgttattatatctattatacacttaccggccactttattaggtacaccttacgagTACAGTGTTAGACCCCATTTTGCCATctaaactgccttaatccttcatgacatagactcaacaagatactggaaatattcctcagagattgtggtccatattgacatgatagcttcacgcagatttgtcggctgcacatccatgatgcgaatctcctgttccacaacatcccaaacgtgctctattggattaagtactggtgactgtggaggccatttgagtacagtgaactcattgtcatgttcaagaaaccagtctgagctgATTTGCTCTTTAtgagatcagaatcagaatcagaaagagctttattgatGGCAtgatggcacgttatcctgctggaagtagccatcagaagattgacgcgatgctcaatttgtacttatggacccaaagtgtgccaagaaaatatcccccacaccattacaccaccaccaccaccagcctgaactgttgatacaaggcaggatgggtccatgctttcatgttgttgacgccaaattttgaccctaccatccccGAATGTtgaagcagaaattgagactcatcagaccaggcaacgtttttccaatcttctattgtcacttaaatcacttttcttcctcattctgatgctctgtttgaattgcagcagatcatcttgaccatgtctacatgactaaatgcattgagtttctgccgtgtgattggctgataagaaattttgcgttaacaagcagttggacaggtgtacttaataaagtggccgatgaatatgtgtgtgtgtgtgtatatatatatatatatatatatatatatatatatatatatatatatatatatatatatatatatatatatatatatatacatatatatacatatatatatatatatacatatatatatatacatatatatatatacatatatatatatacatatatatatacatatatatatacatatatatatatatatatatatacatatatacatatatatatatatacatatatatacatatatatacatatacatatatatatatatacatatatatatatatatacatatatatatatatatatacatatatatatatatacatatacatatatatatatatacatatatatatatatatatacatatatatatacatatatatacatatacatatatatatatatatatatatacatatatatatatatatatacatatatatatatatatacatatatacatatatatatatacatatatacatatatatatatacatacatatatatatacatacatatatatatatatatatacacacacatacatatatatatatacatacatatatacatatacatatatatatacatatatatatatatatacatatatatatacatatatatatatatatatatacatatatatatatatatatatatatatatatatatatatatatatatatatatatatatatatatatatatttatatatatatatatatatatgcatttcttTGTGTAAATCACCTATATGGTCTACAACTCTAAAAATAGAGTTGATGTTACACTAATAATTAATCTTGAATTCCTAATTGAATTGCTTATTTCGCAGGCGTTCACACATCATTCCCTCCTCCAGTGAATGGAGACCCTCCCCCATATGGAAGAACAAGCACACCACACCCTCTTCCTTCTTCTCAGCTCTGTCCTGTAGCCAATGACAGAGCAGTTTCACTCAGCAAGGACCAATCAGAGACTCCTAGTGCAGACGGGCCTTACAGTGCTCTGGAGTTTACAATGGAGCTCAACGGATACGCTGAATTCGGCCCTTTCCCTCCAAGCTGCACTTCTAGAGGCACTTCCACTGTAAAGGATTGTGGGAATATCATCGAGAGCAGCTGTTCAGGTGTGCTTGAGATTAATCAACAATGATGTTTCAATATTTATAGTATCAAAGCTCATCCCAGATAAAATTTAACATTGCCCTAAGTTTTTGGTTCCGGGTTGGTTGTTTTAatgtagtttctttcttctgttgaacagaaaagattgactcaatctacattgtaaaaagcactacataaataaacatgaatagaatagaaaaagtcttaaattcacttaaacatattgtgttgttggtcttgaaaggtctgctttgtccatgtaaagctactcaatcgggccaacacccatccaatcaccaacaatccttCTCAATAAAGCTTTTAACAAAAGTATACtctataactaatattataaaagCTAATTTAACAGCTTTATAACCGGTATGGTTTCTTAcaataacattcgtttaaaagTGGTGAGGACCATATGTGGTGAGGACGCTGATCTGGACACACTGAcaagagatttttttattttttttgtctttttcagaaaataaatgtttagtttaaaagAATCTGCATGTAAACAACTGGCGTTTGCTTGGTTTGACACATAATTTGAAACATGTGgctaaaaaataactaattagactttttttaatgaccattaaacactttacagttagAAAAGAACAGGTTTAGCCATGTATACGTcaaaaattgtattcataatggtcttaaaaagtcttaaatttgacttgcataaaatacaaaatatgccATACTACATATAATAAACGCACACTCTAATCTGATGGAGACAATGTAGTCAAATAAAGCTGTTTTAATAGGTTATTTTGATGCACAAAAGTTTTCTTGGAGCTTCATGTGAttacagctgaaccactgaaATCACATTGGATGTTTTTGGACTTTGGACCTCTCTGAGAGAGCTCTCTGATGTCATCTAAAAcattgtttctcaaccatgtttccACCAGCTCAGCACATTTCCCGTatttccttaaccaaacacacctgattcagatgatcagcacattagcagagactgaaagacctgtaatgggtgtgacagacaaaggagacatccaaaacatgcattgctggtggtcctccaggaacgtggttgagaaacactgatctaaaacagtgtttctcaaccatgatcctggaagaccaccagctctgcatatttaccatgtctccttaaccaaacacacctgatttagatcagcagagactgaaagacctgtaatgggtgtgacagacaaaggatacatccaaaacatgcagtgctggtggtcctccaggaacatggttgagaaacactgatctaaaatatctttatttgtgtttcaaagatgaataAAAGTCTCAGGGGGTTGGAATGACattataataagtaataataacagaattgtcacttttgggtgaaccaaCCCTTTAACTTATGACCTCTGATTGATATGGAGCTGGATTTCTTACTTTGCGCTCTCCGTTATAGGCATTTCCTCTCAGCTTGAGTCATTTGATGATCTGAATGACTCGGATTCTTTCCCGCCTCCTCCACCGCCTGTGTTTTTCGACCCTACTGATTCTCCGGACCCTTTGGCGGCAGTCACTGAAGCAGAAGATCTGCCAGCAGCACCAGTACGCAGCAGCACAGCCAGAGTCAGCTTCAGAGAGCCCATCAGCTGCAGCTACTCAGTAGAGGAGGGCGAGTGGGAGGATGAGGACCAGCCGGAGATGCAGAGACGAGACCGAGACGAGGACGACCAAGAGGAAGATGGAGAGGAAGCTGAGGGGAGTCTAGGACACAGGCTGCGCATTTGCAGTCAAGTACCGTCTCGAATGGACCTGCTGGGTAAGATCATAATGCACTTTTGAACTGTTTGCTGCTGTTTTACACTTCAGTTTtgttggaaataggctcattttacaagttaaacagttgagttttaacattttttttaaatatattcaactgatctctgggtctaagcacttttagcttagcttagcatagctcattgaattgaattagaccattagcatctctaaaaaaaaaagagttttgataattttcctatttaaagctggactTTTCTAGAGTTACATCATGTAGTAAGacagaaatgtatgtaaactGTGTTAATAAAAGGCTGGTCGACACTAGACGTGTCTCTGGATGTGGTCTGTTAACTAGAGTTACTAAAACTGaaggtaaaaatattaaaactgaaTAATGAATGTgtgaactaaataaataaaaaatgtgtccACAAAAAAGCTCAACTAAAACTAGCAAAACTATTAACGAAACCATCTAAAACTAAACTGGAatgaaaaactaatttaatatataacagtattaaaataaaaactcatttaaaatgcCAAACTTTAATAACCTTGGTCACAAAACGCTTATGTTTCCTTCAGATGGGTCATACCACTGCAATTTTCGGCGGGGGAGCGGAGGCCACCATTCCTCAGAGAAGCGCTACAGACGATCCCGGGGTTCACGGACCGACAGGCCTCGTCTGGAGACTTTGGATGCTGAGCGACGGCGGTCTAGTAACAACCCGGACGGAAGCAGAAACACCAGCCTGACCCTTTACTCCAGTCGCTCCAGACACGAGGACTCCTGCTCCAcctgctcctcctcctcagaCTCAGAGGAGGAAGGCTTCTTTCTGGGCCAGCGCATTCCTCTGCCGCCCCAGCTGACGGGACAGAGAGCAGATGAAGGACAGACTGAGGACGAGGAGAAGAGCCGGAGAGGAAGcttcaggaggaggaggaggacgcaGAGTCTCGGCCAAAAAGACAAGGACAAGAACTGCATACTGTCCTGAGACCGAGACGTACAGTCAAACCAAAATTCATTCAGATAACATTCACTTCAGTTCTCATATTATCACACTTTATAGTCAAGGAAATGTTAGTAAAACAAATTTATCCTTTAAAttagttaaatttttatttttgagtgaactatccctttaaaaggtaTCAGTAATGGTTAAAAATTGAACTCCATCAATCAGGTGAAACAAATTCATCTTAATAAAGTCAGATAAATACAAAGTTCTGTCATGAAActctaatgctgggttcacacagAACACAATATCACTTGCTCTGGTTTCCTCACGGGATGTTTTTCACCTCGCACATATTTTCAGTTTGAGTTAAGTCATATGAACTTGCTCAGTAAAGGCGATTGAGGTGAATTCTGTGTCATTTGCACCGTGCGATGGTAATTCGCCTCTTCACGCATGAATTGACTTAATGTAAATTACTAAAGCGAAGATTTAAAACTTAATTTACACATGGTCACTACATGATTTGATTTGTA encodes the following:
- the prickle3 gene encoding prickle planar cell polarity protein 3, which gives rise to MFSRGSKKRRSNRSTEAEDPDRGQPCMRCGEQCPGFRMHGWRKICVHCKCVREEHVVRSVPGQLERMMMKLVSDFQRHSISDDDSGCASEEYAWVPPGIKPEQVYQYFSCIPEDKVPYVNSPGERYRIKQLLHQLPAHDSEPQYCNSLDEEEKKELRLFSQQRKRENLGRGIVRLFPVTMTGAICQQCGRQICGGDIAVFASRAGHGSCWHPQCFQCASCNELLVDLIYFYQDGHIYCGRHHAERIKPRCQACDEIIFADECTEAEGRHWHMKHFCCFECEAALGGQRYIMRESRPYCCRCYESLYAEYCDTCGEHIGIDQGQMTYEGQHWHASEQCFCCACCRLPLLGRPFLPRGGLIFCSRSCSLGDDPENSDSCDSALQSKSPTHKPLQSQQRSSTSRPQGGSSDISIQRTPTANGGPFTPQSKGVHTSFPPPVNGDPPPYGRTSTPHPLPSSQLCPVANDRAVSLSKDQSETPSADGPYSALEFTMELNGYAEFGPFPPSCTSRGTSTVKDCGNIIESSCSGISSQLESFDDLNDSDSFPPPPPPVFFDPTDSPDPLAAVTEAEDLPAAPVRSSTARVSFREPISCSYSVEEGEWEDEDQPEMQRRDRDEDDQEEDGEEAEGSLGHRLRICSQVPSRMDLLDGSYHCNFRRGSGGHHSSEKRYRRSRGSRTDRPRLETLDAERRRSSNNPDGSRNTSLTLYSSRSRHEDSCSTCSSSSDSEEEGFFLGQRIPLPPQLTGQRADEGQTEDEEKSRRGSFRRRRRTQSLGQKDKDKNCILS